Part of the Hyalangium ruber genome, GTGAGCCCGAGGCCAAGGGCAAGCTGGTGATGCGCTGGAGCATCCAGCCGGATGGGAAGACGGCGGAGATCTCCTGCGTCTCCGGGTGTTCGCCGCAGCTGGCGGGCTGTCTGACGGAGCAGATCCAGACCTGGACCTTCCCCGCCCATCAGGTGCAGGGCGCGCCCATCGACTTCCCCTTCACCTTCTGAGCGGTCCCCTCACGCGGCGCGGCCCGAGCTTCCCTCCCGGGCCTGCGTCACCCAGCCGCGCACCTGCTCGCGCAGCTTGTCCGGCTCGAAGGGCTTCTCCACCCGCGCATTGAGCACCCGCTCCAGGAAGGTCCGCGCCACCGGCGTGTAGGCCCCGCCGGTGATGAACACCATGCGCTGGGCCCGCGCTGGCGCCGCCGCCGCCAGCTGCGCGTGCAGCTCCATGCCCGTCATCTCCGGCATCATGAGGTCACAGAGGATGACGTCGTAGTCCCCCGCCGGGGACGTGAGCATCTCCAGCGCCCGCCGCGAGCTCACCACCACCTCCACGTCGTGCTCGCGCGCCAGGGTCCGCCGCACCGCCGCGCTCACCAGCGGATCGTCGTCCACCACCAGCAGCCGGCCTCGCACCGGCGCTCCCGCCTCGGCCGGAGCGGCCTGGGGCTTGCGCACCACGGAGACGCTGGAGGCGGGCAGCACCACCCGAACCACCGTGCCCCGCCCCACCTCGCTGTCCACTTCGATCTTCCCGCTCATCGACGTGACGAAGGCCTGGCACAGCGCCAGCCCCAGCCCCGTGCCCACCCCCACCGGCTTGGTGGTGAAGAACGGATCGAAGATGCGCCCCAGCACCTCGGGGGAGATGCCGCTGCCGGTGTCCCGCACCTCCGCCACCACCTGCCCCGCGCCGCCGCGCTTGAGCACCAGCCGCACCTCGTTCTGCTCGGGCCGGCCCTCCGGCAGCGCCTGGGCCGCGTTGATGATGAGGTTGAGGAACACCTGCGCCAGCCGCGCCTCGTTGCCCTGCGCCAGCGGCACGTCCACCGCGTAGTCGCGCACCAGCTGGGCCCGCGGCCGCAGCTCTCCGGCCGCCATCTTCGCCGCCGAGTCCAGCACCACCCGCAGGTCCACCGGCCCCGAGGTGTCATCGTCCTGGCGCGAGAACGTCTTCAGGTCGCGCACGATGCGGCGCACCCGGTCGGCCCCCATCAGCGCCTCGCGCAGCACCTGCTGCATCTCCCGCAGCCGCGCGCGGGAGGACTCGGAGCCCTCCTCCAGGCGCTCCATCGCCACCGCCTCCTCGCAGGCGTGCTCCAGGTTGGAGACGATATAGGAGAGCGGGTTGTTGATTTCATGGCCCACGCCCGCCGCCAGCGTGCCCACCGCCGCCATCTTCCCCGCCTGGACGAGCTGCGCCTGGGCCGCGCGCAGCTCGCGCAGGTGCGCGTCCAGCTCGTGGTTGGCGCGCGCCAGCTCCTGGGTGCGCTCCTGCACCCGCGACTGCAGCCAGCGCTCGCGCTGCTTGAGCCGGCCCACGCGCCACGCGTAGCCGCTCGCCGCCACCCCGCACACCGCCAGCCCGCTCAGCACGTAGAACCACCACGTCTGGTAGAACCACGGCCGCAGCGTCACCTCCACCAGCGCCGGGGGCTCCACCCACCGGCCCTCCCGGTCGAGCGTCGTCACCTCGAAGTGGTAGTGGCCCGGCGGCAGGCGCGTGTACGTGGCCGCGCGCCGGCCCTCGGCCTCCACCCAGCCGCTGTCGTAGCCCTCCAGTCGGTAGCGGAAGGACAGCCGCTCGCCCCCCCGGGGCGCGAAGGCGGTGAAGCGCACCTCCAGGTCCTCCTGGCCCGGCGCCAGCTCCAGCGCATGGGTCATTGGCACCGGCTGCCCCTGCACCCGCAGCTCCTCGATGTGGAGCTGGGGCGGACGGGAGTTCAGCCGCGCGTCCTTCGGATCCACCCCCACCACGCCGCGCACGCTGGAGAACCACATCCTCCCGTCCCGCGCGAGCCACCCGGCTGGCTGCGGCCCGCCGTTGCACTCGCTGATCCGCATCCCGTCCCGGTCGTCGAAGAAGCTCGCGCGCACCCGCGCGCGCCGCCCGTCCGCCACCTCCTCCAGCTCGCGCCGGCTCACCCGGGCCACCCCCTTGTTGCTGCTCATCCAGAAGTGGTCCTCCGCGTCCAGCAAGAGGGTGAAGATGCTGTTCTCGGGCAGCCCCTGCTTGAGGGTGATGCTCACCACGCGGCCGTCCTTCAGGCGCGAGAGGCCGGCGGTGGTGCCCACCCAGAGCGTGCCGTTCGCGTCCGCGTGCAGGCTCATCACCGCGTCGCCCGCCAGCCCGTCCTTCGTGGTGAAGCGGGTGAAGGTGCCCTGGGCGAAGCGGACCACCCCCGCGTGCGTGCCGTACCAGACCGTCCCCGAGTTCTCCACGAGCATGGGCATGATGGTCTCGGGGACGAAGCCGTGCTCCTTGCCGTACAGGGTGACCCGCCCGTCGCGCAGCAAGGCCAGCCCCGACAGGGTCGAGAGCCACATGCCGCCGCTCGCGTCCGCCGCCATCCCCATCACCAGGCCCGGAGGCATTCCCTGTGAGGTGCCCAGGCGGGCGAAGCGCTGGCCGTCATAGCGGAAGGCACCCGAGCCCGTGGACGCCCAGAGCGCGCCATCGGGGCCCTCGGCCAGGGAGTAGATCGTCTCGTCGTCCAGCCCGTGCTCCGGCCCCATCCGGGTGACGACGCCACCCTGGATGCGCTCCAGCCCCCGCCTCAGGGCGCCCACCCACTGCGTGCCGTCGCGCGTCTCCAGCACGAAGCTGGTGCTGCCCAGCGTGGAGCCCTCGGGCTCTCCGATGGAGAAGAAGGGGCCCGTGCTCAGGCGGGAGATGCCATCGTGGTCGGTGCCGACCCACAGGCTCCCCTCCCGGTCCTCTAACAGGCTGTGGATGCGGTCCGTCGCGAGGTGCGCCAGGGCCACCGGCGCGAAGCCGGTCGGGGTGCGCCGCAGCAGCCCGAGCTCGGTGGCCACCCACAGGGTCCCGTCACGGTCCTCGAGCAGCGTCGTCACCGGCTGGCGCGGCACGCCTTGCGCGGGCCCGTAGGAGGTGAACTGGCCCTCGCGCAGCGACACCAACCCCACGTCCGTGCCAATCCACAGCGTGCCATCCCGCGTCTCCAGCAGGCTCTCCACCAGGGGGCTCTCGCCGAGAGGCAAGACGAGGGCCTCCACCGTGTCCCCGGACACGCGCGCCAGCCCCTGGACGGTGCCCACCCAGATTCCCTCCTCGCCACTCCGGGCGAGCGCCCGCACGTGGTTGTCCGGCAGCCCATCCTGCGCATTGAAGCGCCGCCGGGTGCCCTGGCCCGCCACGGGGATGCGCTCCAGGCCCCGGTTCGAGGCGACCCACACCTGCTTGCCGTCCGCCAGCAGCTGGAGAATCCCGGCGTGCGCCAGCTCCCCCGCGTCCGGAAGCGGCCGGAGCTGGCCCTGCTCGTGGCGGAAGAGGCCTCGGGCGGTGCCCACCCAGAGCGTGCCCTCCGCGTCCTCCACCAGCGCCGAGACGGTGTTCACCTCCATCTCCGGCGAGGTCCTCCGGTCGAAGGTGGTGAAGCGCGCCCCATCGAAGCGGACCAGCCCCTCGTAGGTGCCGATCCACAAGTAGCCCTCGGACGTCTGCGCCAGGGCGAGCCCCGAGTTCTGCGGCAGCCCGTTCTCGCTGCGCCAGTTGTCATGGCTGTACTGAGAGATGCGCCGGGCTGGCTCCAACGCCAGGCCGGGCGCGCCCACCCCCAGCAGCACCACCCACCAGAGCCCCAGCAGCGCGCTCCGCTCGGGCCTTCTTCTCCGTGTCCCCATGGAGGGCACAGTGTCCAGCAAGGCGGCCCACCTCCGCAAAAGCGTCGGGGCAAGACAGGCTCGCCTGCCAGGCTATTCCCCACGCGCGGCCCGGGGTGCGCGGGACCCAGGCCAGGCCAGTTGGTCTAGACTCCAAGCTTCTCGGAGGAACACGGCATATGAGCGACACCGCTCCCATCTCCCAAGGGCGGACGACGCTCATTGGCTTCTCGACGCCGCGGAGCTTCAACCCCGTCTCGGCCATCGTCCGGCGCTTCACCGCCAGCGAATGCAGCCACTGCTTCTTCCTGTACTGGGATGACGACTTCCAGTGCGACATGGTGCTCGAGTCGCACGAGCTCGGCTTCCGCCTCATCACCTGGCCGCGCTTCGTGCGCAAGAACCGCATCATCGCCCTGGTGGAGCCCTCCCACCCGCTGGACCCGGGCTTCCTGCGGCTGGGGGAGTGGGTGGGCAGCGCCTATGACTTCGGCGGGCTGGTGGGCCAGTCCGTCGTCCAGGTGGGGCGGTGGATGCAGCGCAAGTGGCGCAACCCCTTCCGCTCCTCGCGCTCCATGTTCTGCAGCGAGTCCATCGCCCGCTGCATGACGTGGTCCGGCCACCCGGACGCCAAGAGCTTCACGCCCAAGGAGACGACGCCGCAGGACCTGCTCACCTTCTACCGGCAGCCGGGCCGGGCCACGCTGCTGGACATCCAGCGCTGGGACTAGCGGGGGAGGTGGCGCTCAGCGCAGGGCCACGGTGCCGCCACGCCACTCGGCGGAGCTCCAGCGCTGGAAGGTGCCCGAGTCCTGCGGCCGCTCGGCGCTCACCTCGGGCAGCAGCGTCTCCCGCTTGAGCACCTGGAAGAGGGGTTTGACCCGGCCCTCCACCAGGGCCTCGCGCGCCACCAGCAGGCGCGAGCCGTCCGGGGTGTAGCCCGCGAGCTCCACGTAGCCCAGGTTCGGCTCGGTGGCGGCGGGCGACAGCACGTCCTGCTTCCACCCGTCGCTCTCCCGGTGGAACACCCACAGCTCGGTCCACCCCTCCAGGAGCTGCACCGCCACGGAGACGACGGTGCCCTGGGGCGAGCGGCGAATCGACGCCGGCCACACCAGCCCATAGGTGCATTGCTCGCGCAGCAAGTCCTTGGCTTCCTTCAGGCGCACGCACGTCTCCCCCGGCTTGCCCGGGCTCAGCTCGAGGAAGGCGCCGGAGGAGGGCTTCTCCGGGACGGGCTCCGAGG contains:
- a CDS encoding two-component regulator propeller domain-containing protein; amino-acid sequence: MLDTVPSMGTRRRRPERSALLGLWWVVLLGVGAPGLALEPARRISQYSHDNWRSENGLPQNSGLALAQTSEGYLWIGTYEGLVRFDGARFTTFDRRTSPEMEVNTVSALVEDAEGTLWVGTARGLFRHEQGQLRPLPDAGELAHAGILQLLADGKQVWVASNRGLERIPVAGQGTRRRFNAQDGLPDNHVRALARSGEEGIWVGTVQGLARVSGDTVEALVLPLGESPLVESLLETRDGTLWIGTDVGLVSLREGQFTSYGPAQGVPRQPVTTLLEDRDGTLWVATELGLLRRTPTGFAPVALAHLATDRIHSLLEDREGSLWVGTDHDGISRLSTGPFFSIGEPEGSTLGSTSFVLETRDGTQWVGALRRGLERIQGGVVTRMGPEHGLDDETIYSLAEGPDGALWASTGSGAFRYDGQRFARLGTSQGMPPGLVMGMAADASGGMWLSTLSGLALLRDGRVTLYGKEHGFVPETIMPMLVENSGTVWYGTHAGVVRFAQGTFTRFTTKDGLAGDAVMSLHADANGTLWVGTTAGLSRLKDGRVVSITLKQGLPENSIFTLLLDAEDHFWMSSNKGVARVSRRELEEVADGRRARVRASFFDDRDGMRISECNGGPQPAGWLARDGRMWFSSVRGVVGVDPKDARLNSRPPQLHIEELRVQGQPVPMTHALELAPGQEDLEVRFTAFAPRGGERLSFRYRLEGYDSGWVEAEGRRAATYTRLPPGHYHFEVTTLDREGRWVEPPALVEVTLRPWFYQTWWFYVLSGLAVCGVAASGYAWRVGRLKQRERWLQSRVQERTQELARANHELDAHLRELRAAQAQLVQAGKMAAVGTLAAGVGHEINNPLSYIVSNLEHACEEAVAMERLEEGSESSRARLREMQQVLREALMGADRVRRIVRDLKTFSRQDDDTSGPVDLRVVLDSAAKMAAGELRPRAQLVRDYAVDVPLAQGNEARLAQVFLNLIINAAQALPEGRPEQNEVRLVLKRGGAGQVVAEVRDTGSGISPEVLGRIFDPFFTTKPVGVGTGLGLALCQAFVTSMSGKIEVDSEVGRGTVVRVVLPASSVSVVRKPQAAPAEAGAPVRGRLLVVDDDPLVSAAVRRTLAREHDVEVVVSSRRALEMLTSPAGDYDVILCDLMMPEMTGMELHAQLAAAAPARAQRMVFITGGAYTPVARTFLERVLNARVEKPFEPDKLREQVRGWVTQAREGSSGRAA